From a region of the Candidatus Pelagibacter sp. FZCC0015 genome:
- the gatB gene encoding Asp-tRNA(Asn)/Glu-tRNA(Gln) amidotransferase subunit GatB → MSKNKSEYLINRHDNQYEVVIGLEVHAQVTSESKLFSTSATKFGAEPNTQVSLVDAAFPGMLPVINEYCVKQAIKTGIGLKAKINKRSVFDRKNYFYADLPQGYQISQFKDPIVGEGKVILDMPDGQKEVGIERLHLEQDAGKSIHDLDPKNTFVDLNRSGVALMEIVSKPDLRSPDEVNAYIKKLRSIMRYLGTCDGNMQEGSLRADVNVSVRKKGSKEFGTRCEIKNVNSIKFMQMAIEYEANRQVDLIEDGQTIDQETRLFDTKKNETRSMRSKEDAHDYRYFPDPDLLPLEVSDDFIENLKSEIPELPDEKKKRFIEKFKLSPYEANILVSDIETSNYFENVIKKSDVKLATNWIIGELFAALNEKNLEITESPISAGNLSKLINLIKDGTISGKIAKTVFEQMMEGDKDPKKIVEEKGLKQESDPKALEALIDKVIDDNRDKATEYKSGKVKLFGFFVGQVMKVSGGKANPQLVNEILKKKL, encoded by the coding sequence GTGAGTAAAAACAAATCTGAATATCTAATTAATAGACATGATAATCAATATGAAGTTGTCATTGGTTTAGAAGTTCATGCACAAGTCACATCGGAGTCAAAATTATTCTCAACATCAGCGACTAAATTTGGAGCTGAGCCAAATACTCAAGTAAGTTTAGTTGATGCAGCATTTCCAGGAATGTTGCCAGTAATAAACGAGTATTGCGTAAAACAAGCTATTAAAACAGGGATTGGTTTAAAAGCTAAAATCAACAAGAGATCTGTCTTTGATAGAAAAAATTATTTTTATGCTGACTTACCTCAGGGGTATCAAATCTCACAATTCAAAGATCCAATTGTAGGTGAAGGTAAAGTAATTCTTGATATGCCAGATGGTCAAAAAGAAGTAGGTATAGAAAGATTACACTTGGAGCAAGATGCGGGCAAAAGCATTCATGATCTAGATCCGAAAAATACTTTTGTAGATTTAAATAGATCAGGTGTGGCTTTAATGGAAATTGTAAGTAAACCCGACCTAAGATCCCCAGATGAAGTAAATGCATATATTAAAAAATTAAGATCTATAATGAGATATTTAGGAACTTGTGATGGAAACATGCAGGAAGGATCTTTGAGAGCCGATGTAAATGTATCTGTTAGAAAAAAAGGTTCAAAAGAGTTTGGAACTAGATGTGAGATTAAAAATGTTAATTCAATAAAGTTCATGCAAATGGCAATTGAATACGAGGCTAACAGGCAAGTTGATTTAATCGAGGATGGTCAAACGATTGATCAAGAAACAAGACTTTTTGATACTAAAAAGAATGAAACTAGATCAATGAGATCAAAAGAGGATGCTCATGATTATAGATATTTTCCAGATCCAGACTTATTGCCATTAGAAGTTTCAGATGATTTTATTGAAAACTTAAAATCAGAAATTCCAGAGCTACCAGATGAAAAGAAAAAAAGGTTTATAGAAAAATTTAAACTATCACCTTACGAAGCAAACATTTTAGTATCTGATATTGAAACATCAAATTACTTTGAAAATGTAATTAAGAAATCGGATGTAAAACTTGCAACAAATTGGATAATTGGAGAATTATTTGCAGCCTTAAATGAAAAAAATTTAGAAATAACTGAAAGCCCTATAAGCGCCGGTAACTTGTCAAAATTAATTAATTTAATTAAAGATGGAACAATTTCTGGAAAAATTGCAAAAACAGTTTTCGAACAAATGATGGAAGGTGACAAAGATCCTAAAAAAATTGTTGAAGAAAAAGGTTTAAAACAAGAAAGCGATCCAAAAGCACTCGAGGCGCTGATAGACAAGGTTATTGATGATAACAGGGATAAAGCTACTGAATATAAATCAGGTAAAGTTAAATTATTTGGTTTCTTTGTGGGTCAAGTTATGAAAGTTTCTGGTGGAAAAGCAAATCCTCAATTAGTTAATGAGATTTTAAAGAAAAAACTTTAG
- the gatA gene encoding Asp-tRNA(Asn)/Glu-tRNA(Gln) amidotransferase subunit GatA encodes MSDVIKQSLSELVENIKSKKLSSSEVTKAFVERSEKSKELNAYITEDYANALNKAKKFDEKPNLDLKLPGIPMAVKDLFCTRDLRTTAGSKILNNFVPTYESTVTQNIWNEGAILMGKLNCDEFAMGSSNETSFFGNVQNPIDKNLVPGGSSGGSSSAVAAQLTPITIGTDTGGSIRQPASFTGTVGLKPTYGSCSRYGIVAFASSLDQAGPMAQNVKDCALLQEVISTYDEKDSTSIDFKRNEYSKELTKDIKGKKIGIPKEYRVDGMPKEIEDLWKKGIEYAKDCGAEIIDISLPHTNYALPTYYIVAPAEASSNLARYDGVKYGFRAEGENLIDMYEKTRSEGFGAEVQRRIMIGTYVLSSGYYDAYYLKAQKVRKLIKNDFDDAYKKVDAILTPSTPSSAFKIGEKTNDPVSMYLNDIFTVPVNLAGLPGISIPAGHDAKGYPLGLQIIGKAFDEQNILNIAYAMEEKINFKNNITDWWIK; translated from the coding sequence ATGTCAGATGTAATTAAACAATCATTATCTGAGTTAGTAGAAAATATAAAAAGTAAAAAACTTTCCTCAAGTGAAGTTACTAAAGCATTTGTTGAAAGATCAGAAAAATCAAAAGAATTAAATGCATATATAACCGAAGATTATGCAAATGCTTTAAATAAAGCAAAAAAGTTTGATGAAAAACCTAATCTCGATCTGAAATTGCCTGGCATTCCAATGGCTGTAAAAGATTTATTTTGTACAAGAGATTTAAGAACTACCGCAGGAAGTAAGATTTTAAATAACTTTGTTCCAACATATGAGTCAACAGTCACACAAAACATTTGGAATGAAGGAGCTATCCTAATGGGTAAATTAAATTGTGATGAATTTGCAATGGGTTCATCTAATGAAACTAGTTTTTTTGGTAATGTACAAAACCCAATTGATAAAAATTTAGTTCCAGGAGGATCTTCTGGTGGATCGTCTTCTGCTGTAGCAGCTCAATTAACACCAATAACTATTGGAACAGATACAGGTGGATCTATAAGACAGCCCGCTTCATTTACTGGAACTGTCGGACTAAAACCTACTTATGGTAGTTGCTCTAGATACGGAATTGTAGCATTTGCATCATCCCTCGATCAAGCTGGTCCAATGGCACAAAATGTTAAAGATTGTGCATTGTTACAGGAAGTAATTAGCACTTATGATGAAAAAGATTCTACTTCAATAGATTTTAAAAGAAACGAGTACAGCAAAGAATTAACAAAAGATATTAAAGGTAAAAAAATAGGAATACCCAAAGAATATAGAGTAGATGGTATGCCTAAAGAAATAGAAGACCTATGGAAAAAAGGTATTGAATACGCAAAAGATTGTGGTGCTGAGATTATCGATATATCTTTACCTCATACTAATTATGCACTACCAACTTATTACATAGTAGCACCAGCAGAGGCCTCATCTAATTTGGCTAGATACGACGGTGTTAAATATGGTTTTAGAGCTGAAGGAGAAAATCTTATTGATATGTATGAAAAAACTAGATCTGAAGGATTTGGTGCTGAGGTTCAAAGAAGAATAATGATTGGAACTTATGTTTTATCTTCAGGATATTATGATGCTTATTATCTTAAAGCACAAAAGGTAAGAAAACTTATTAAAAATGATTTTGATGATGCTTATAAAAAAGTTGATGCAATTCTAACCCCATCCACTCCAAGTTCTGCGTTTAAAATTGGTGAAAAAACAAATGATCCGGTTTCAATGTATTTAAATGATATTTTTACTGTTCCTGTAAATTTAGCAGGTTTACCTGGAATTTCTATACCAGCAGGCCATGATGCTAAAGGATATCCATTAGGATTACAAATAATTGGTAAAGCTTTTGATGAACAAAATATTTTAAACATTGCATATGCTATGGAAGAAAAAATTAATTTTAAAAACAATATTACTGATTGGTGGATTAAGTGA
- the gatC gene encoding Asp-tRNA(Asn)/Glu-tRNA(Gln) amidotransferase subunit GatC: MSIDLKTIKHISKLSRISVDEKKAEKLAGDLNSIFDFIEKLNELKTDNVEPLTSVAETTLKLRSDEVKSKNLRDQVIKNSPKENEDYFVVPKVIE, encoded by the coding sequence ATGAGCATCGATCTTAAAACAATAAAGCACATATCTAAACTATCAAGAATTTCTGTAGATGAGAAAAAAGCAGAGAAACTTGCAGGAGATTTAAATTCAATTTTTGATTTTATTGAAAAACTTAACGAATTAAAAACTGACAATGTTGAACCATTAACTTCTGTTGCTGAAACAACTCTAAAACTAAGATCAGATGAAGTAAAAAGTAAAAACTTAAGAGATCAAGTAATAAAAAATTCTCCGAAGGAAAATGAAGATTATTTTGTAGTACCAAAGGTAATTGAATAA
- the ruvX gene encoding Holliday junction resolvase RuvX, whose amino-acid sequence MITIEEFKKKQSETSRLIGLDLGSKRIGVSICDEKQSIATPFKTINKTNNDDLINELKKIIEENNIKGIIIGYPINMDGSLGPSAQSVSDVSKNIEKNVDVDVCLWDERLSTVGAFNLSSQLDVNVSKREKNIDQNAAAFILQGAIDYLNN is encoded by the coding sequence ATGATCACTATTGAAGAATTCAAAAAAAAACAGTCTGAAACCTCTAGATTGATTGGTTTAGATCTTGGTTCAAAAAGAATCGGTGTATCAATTTGCGATGAAAAACAGTCAATAGCCACACCTTTTAAAACGATCAATAAAACCAATAATGATGATCTAATAAACGAATTAAAAAAAATAATAGAGGAAAACAATATTAAAGGAATTATCATTGGATATCCAATTAACATGGATGGTTCATTAGGTCCTTCTGCTCAATCAGTAAGTGATGTATCTAAAAATATAGAAAAAAATGTTGATGTAGATGTTTGCTTATGGGATGAAAGACTTTCAACTGTTGGGGCATTTAATCTATCCAGTCAGCTTGATGTTAATGTTTCTAAGCGTGAAAAAAACATAGATCAAAATGCAGCTGCATTTATTCTTCAAGGAGCTATAGATTATTTAAACAATTAA
- a CDS encoding aspartate carbamoyltransferase catalytic subunit, with the protein MAIKTNKAIKISQKHLLGIQDLSVNDINYILDESEAFIKLNQSKNKKIDVLRGKTQINLFFEPSTRTQSSFELAGKRLGADVMSMNMGNSAIKKGETLIDTAMTLNAMHPDIIVIRHQDSGACNLLSQKVNCVVLNAGDGRREHPTQALLDALTIRNRKKKIQGLKIAICGDILHSRVARSNIYLLTMLGAEVNIVAPSNLMPKEIEKFGVNTFTDMKKGLKDCDIVMMLRLQNERMTSSYLSSNREYYEYYGLTPDKLDHAKSDALIMHPGPMNRGIEIDTRLADDINKSVIKEQVELGVAVRMACLKIFCE; encoded by the coding sequence ATGGCAATTAAAACCAATAAAGCTATTAAAATTTCACAAAAACATCTGTTAGGTATCCAAGATTTATCAGTTAATGATATTAATTATATCCTGGATGAGTCAGAAGCTTTCATCAAATTAAACCAGAGTAAAAATAAAAAAATTGATGTGTTAAGAGGCAAAACTCAAATAAACTTATTCTTTGAGCCATCAACTAGAACACAAAGCTCATTTGAACTTGCTGGAAAAAGACTTGGTGCAGACGTCATGTCAATGAATATGGGTAACTCAGCCATTAAAAAAGGTGAAACTTTAATTGATACGGCCATGACCTTAAATGCAATGCATCCTGATATAATTGTGATCAGACATCAAGACTCAGGTGCTTGTAATCTGTTATCTCAAAAAGTTAATTGTGTCGTTCTAAACGCTGGTGATGGTAGACGTGAGCATCCTACTCAAGCGTTATTAGATGCATTAACAATTAGAAATCGAAAAAAAAAAATTCAGGGATTAAAAATAGCTATATGTGGAGACATACTTCATTCAAGAGTAGCTAGATCAAATATTTATCTTCTTACAATGTTGGGAGCAGAAGTTAATATAGTTGCACCATCCAATCTTATGCCAAAAGAAATTGAAAAGTTTGGTGTTAACACTTTTACTGATATGAAAAAGGGACTCAAAGATTGTGATATTGTAATGATGCTTCGATTACAAAATGAAAGGATGACCAGTTCATATCTTTCATCGAATAGAGAATACTATGAATATTATGGATTAACACCAGATAAACTTGATCATGCAAAGTCAGATGCTTTAATTATGCATCCTGGTCCAATGAATAGAGGAATTGAAATTGATACAAGATTAGCTGATGACATAAACAAGAGTGTAATTAAAGAACAAGTTGAATTAGGTGTTGCTGTAAGAATGGCATGTTTAAAAATATTTTGTGAATAA